In a single window of the bacterium genome:
- a CDS encoding threonylcarbamoyl-AMP synthase, translating to MKHILLDEMDFEEAIRIALEAARQGALMLFPTDTVYGIGGQAFSRQVMEKLRRVKPEREAKPTAVLIDNIVRMSQCASDVPGRRIVALAEAYWPGPLTLVWKTSNAIPEEFQTADRSLGYRVPNHPFLLELLRRLETPLWATSANSPGQPPPKLFSEIKSHILEACDLVFETRILISGKSSTVVDVRGREPVVVRESGVHEEEIRRVWRTA from the coding sequence ATGAAGCACATTCTACTCGATGAAATGGATTTCGAGGAGGCGATTCGGATCGCTCTCGAAGCGGCACGGCAAGGCGCGCTCATGCTGTTCCCGACGGATACGGTTTACGGTATCGGCGGACAAGCGTTCAGCCGGCAGGTCATGGAGAAGCTGCGGCGGGTGAAACCGGAACGAGAAGCCAAACCGACGGCCGTACTTATTGATAACATCGTTCGCATGAGTCAATGCGCGAGCGACGTACCCGGCCGGCGGATCGTGGCTCTGGCGGAAGCCTATTGGCCGGGTCCTTTGACGTTGGTTTGGAAAACATCCAATGCGATTCCCGAGGAGTTTCAGACTGCCGACCGATCTCTGGGATATCGCGTGCCGAATCATCCCTTCCTTCTGGAGTTGCTCCGCCGCCTGGAAACACCGCTATGGGCCACGAGTGCGAATTCACCGGGTCAGCCGCCCCCAAAGCTGTTTTCGGAAATCAAATCCCATATCCTTGAGGCATGTGATCTGGTTTTCGAGACGCGTATTCTGATCAGCGGCAAATCTTCGACGGTTGTGGACGTACGTGGCCGGGAGCCGGTTGTTGTCCGGGAATCCGGCGTACATGAGGAAGAAATCAGAAGAGTATGGAGAACCGCGTGA
- a CDS encoding sigma-54 dependent transcriptional regulator — protein MATNISKTLLGESNAMRSLRALIAQVAPTDISVLIVGESGTGKELVAQAIHDLSPRRTHSLLFVNCGAIPQGIFESEIFGHERGSYTGAERQRLGYFEQASGGTLVLDEIGEMPFTVQVKLLRVLEQGEVMRVGSSRPTRVDVRIVAATNVDLAVAVSRGEFRHDLYYRLKTVTVTVPPLRERVEDIPLLTDHFIRHFCERNRIPAPSIADDAFQLLKDQYWSGNVRELRNLVESVLTLEGRVSVLTAAHFRSHVETGVNPTRLPVLIGRPAETLDNEFLLRTLLDLRREVGDIKSLLVAAIHRVQGGTDVSDATKLSDMEREQILRVLEENGGNRRKTARDLAIGERTLYRKLKEYEIL, from the coding sequence ATGGCTACGAATATTTCGAAAACACTATTGGGCGAGAGCAATGCCATGCGCTCGCTGCGCGCGCTGATCGCACAGGTCGCACCCACCGACATCTCGGTGCTCATCGTCGGCGAGAGCGGCACGGGCAAGGAGCTGGTCGCGCAAGCCATTCACGATCTTTCGCCGCGCCGCACTCACTCGCTGCTGTTCGTGAACTGCGGAGCCATACCGCAGGGGATTTTCGAAAGTGAGATTTTCGGGCATGAGCGAGGCAGCTATACGGGGGCGGAACGGCAGCGACTCGGCTATTTCGAACAGGCCAGCGGCGGTACGCTTGTGCTGGACGAAATCGGCGAAATGCCATTCACCGTGCAGGTCAAACTGTTGCGGGTGCTGGAGCAGGGCGAGGTGATGCGGGTTGGTTCGAGCCGTCCCACTCGCGTGGACGTGCGCATCGTCGCCGCCACCAACGTGGATTTGGCGGTTGCTGTATCGCGCGGCGAGTTCCGTCACGATCTGTACTACCGCCTGAAAACCGTCACCGTCACCGTCCCTCCGCTTCGCGAACGAGTCGAAGACATTCCGCTTCTGACCGATCACTTCATTCGACATTTCTGCGAACGAAACCGGATTCCCGCGCCGAGCATCGCCGACGATGCCTTTCAGCTTCTCAAGGATCAGTATTGGAGCGGAAACGTTCGCGAGTTGCGCAATCTGGTCGAAAGCGTTCTCACGCTCGAAGGGCGAGTTTCCGTTCTGACGGCGGCTCATTTTCGTTCCCACGTGGAAACGGGAGTCAATCCGACTCGTTTGCCCGTGTTGATCGGTCGTCCCGCCGAAACTCTGGACAATGAATTCTTGTTGCGAACCCTGCTCGATTTGCGGCGCGAGGTCGGCGACATCAAGTCGCTGCTGGTGGCGGCGATCCATCGCGTGCAAGGGGGAACCGATGTCAGCGATGCCACAAAGCTGAGTGACATGGAGCGGGAACAGATCTTGCGCGTTCTCGAAGAGAACGGAGGAAATCGTCGCAAAACCGCCCGCGATCTCGCTATCGGCGAGCGAACCCTTTATCGAAAGCTGAAAGAATATGAGATTCTCTAG
- a CDS encoding DUF3108 domain-containing protein, with protein sequence MTKTSRATNFPLRRIFAISLPAALGIVGWLFLAVGGDRVAASDASDPNTDSVRIVEPIPPPDTTAPPRPLFLPWAGERIDYYIALGIIPAGKARLEILDTTSINGHLTFHARSTARSAKGYDLIFKVRDTVETWFDADSIYAVRFRKRLQEGPYRDEKYVEFDLADSLVRWWDDGERKPDIFVEPRVQDVLSAGFFARTLPLAVGDTFGIRTHDVNKTYDLMVIVHARETVATLAGTFDSFKVEPVLRSGGLFKKEKGARVFVWVTADDRHLLVKMESRVSFGIITAEMESYQPPRAFQ encoded by the coding sequence GTGACCAAAACTTCCCGGGCAACAAATTTTCCGTTGCGTCGTATCTTCGCGATCAGTCTGCCTGCCGCACTGGGGATAGTCGGTTGGCTTTTTCTGGCCGTAGGCGGTGACCGCGTTGCGGCTTCGGACGCATCGGATCCAAATACCGACAGTGTACGAATCGTCGAGCCCATCCCTCCCCCCGATACTACGGCACCACCTCGCCCTCTGTTCTTGCCGTGGGCAGGCGAGCGGATAGACTATTACATTGCGTTGGGTATTATTCCGGCCGGCAAGGCGCGACTGGAGATCCTCGATACAACGTCCATCAACGGACATCTAACCTTTCATGCCAGGTCCACGGCTCGTTCGGCCAAGGGATATGATCTCATCTTCAAGGTTCGCGATACGGTGGAAACGTGGTTCGACGCCGATTCGATTTACGCGGTGCGGTTTCGCAAGAGGCTGCAGGAAGGTCCGTACCGCGACGAAAAATACGTCGAGTTTGATCTCGCGGACAGTCTGGTCAGGTGGTGGGACGACGGCGAACGGAAGCCGGATATTTTTGTGGAACCGCGCGTGCAAGACGTTCTTTCGGCGGGATTTTTCGCACGGACACTCCCACTGGCGGTGGGCGATACGTTTGGCATACGCACGCACGACGTGAATAAAACCTACGATCTCATGGTTATTGTTCACGCGCGCGAGACGGTGGCGACACTGGCCGGCACGTTTGACAGCTTCAAAGTGGAACCGGTTCTGCGCAGCGGCGGCTTGTTCAAAAAGGAGAAAGGGGCGCGGGTCTTTGTGTGGGTAACGGCGGATGATCGTCACCTTCTGGTCAAGATGGAGTCGCGCGTTTCCTTCGGGATCATCACGGCCGAAATGGAATCGTACCAACCGCCACGCGCTTTTCAATGA
- the purD gene encoding phosphoribosylamine--glycine ligase, with amino-acid sequence MRIAVIGSGGREHAILWRLQRDSDPHSLFALPGNGGTHRIATSVQTGAASVPELMNAIRTVSPDLVVVGPEVPLAAGLGDALAEEGIPCFGPTSAAARIESSKVFAKRFMSDCGIATAEYAVFDRFDELLKHVESRPNPERWVVKADGLAAGKGAFVCSSRQEVLAHAHALLVDKKLGDAGRNIVLERRLEGREVSCLFWCDGTNHAPIPPAQDYKRAEDGDRGPNTGGMGSYCPAQHLTPELQVDISRTIVTPLLKTLQERETPYRGVLYAGLMLTDDGPQVIEFNCRFGDPETQAILPIWEGNLASVMMACATGQLDPQSRGDSSSGRTAVCVVLAAEGYPGNYEKHFPLVEVEDSDTQITFHAGTVRENAAPFSAGGRVLNAIGLGCDADEARTRAYDLAGRLKVPGLHFRRDIASNV; translated from the coding sequence ATGAGAATCGCGGTCATCGGTTCCGGCGGACGAGAACACGCCATTCTGTGGCGGCTGCAGCGCGACTCCGATCCGCACTCATTATTCGCATTGCCCGGCAACGGCGGCACTCATCGCATTGCGACCTCGGTGCAAACCGGTGCCGCGAGTGTGCCGGAATTGATGAACGCCATTCGCACGGTTTCACCGGACTTGGTGGTGGTCGGTCCCGAGGTTCCCCTCGCGGCCGGACTGGGAGACGCGCTCGCCGAAGAGGGTATCCCCTGCTTTGGTCCGACCTCCGCCGCGGCCCGCATCGAATCCTCCAAGGTTTTCGCCAAGCGGTTCATGAGTGACTGCGGAATTGCCACCGCCGAATATGCCGTGTTCGATCGTTTCGATGAGCTTCTGAAGCACGTCGAGAGCAGACCGAATCCCGAGCGCTGGGTGGTCAAGGCGGATGGTTTGGCGGCGGGCAAGGGAGCGTTTGTATGCTCATCTCGTCAGGAGGTTCTCGCTCACGCGCATGCTCTGTTAGTGGACAAGAAGCTGGGAGACGCGGGCCGGAACATTGTGCTTGAACGGCGACTGGAGGGACGCGAGGTCTCATGTCTATTCTGGTGCGATGGCACAAATCATGCGCCGATTCCACCGGCCCAGGATTACAAGCGGGCCGAAGACGGCGACCGCGGACCCAACACGGGTGGGATGGGCTCGTATTGTCCGGCGCAGCATCTTACTCCCGAGCTGCAAGTTGATATCTCGCGCACGATCGTCACGCCGCTGCTGAAGACTCTGCAAGAGCGCGAAACACCCTATCGCGGAGTGCTCTATGCGGGTTTGATGCTGACCGACGATGGACCGCAAGTCATCGAGTTCAATTGTCGTTTCGGCGATCCCGAGACGCAGGCGATTCTTCCGATTTGGGAAGGCAATCTGGCAAGCGTAATGATGGCGTGCGCAACGGGACAATTAGATCCGCAGTCTCGGGGAGACTCGTCGTCCGGTCGCACGGCGGTGTGCGTGGTTTTGGCTGCCGAGGGCTATCCGGGAAATTATGAGAAACATTTCCCGCTTGTGGAAGTCGAAGATAGTGATACGCAGATTACTTTTCACGCCGGAACGGTACGCGAGAACGCCGCACCGTTCAGCGCGGGCGGACGCGTGCTGAATGCGATCGGGCTGGGTTGCGACGCTGACGAAGCACGAACGCGCGCCTACGATCTGGCCGGACGGCTGAAGGTTCCGGGTCTGCACTTTCGACGGGACATCGCTTCGAACGTTTAA